The following nucleotide sequence is from Nitrospira sp..
CAGCATCCGCTGTGCTTTCATGACCGGATCGGCGATCACTTCTGTGCGATAGCCCAGTTTGCCATCGGTGATATACGTATGGATGGCATAGCCGTCCTCATAATGAATCAAGTCTTCATCGGCCAACCACCAGGAGGCTCCCCACCGTTCGCGAAGACGTCGTCCATTGTCCTCCTCGTGCGCCTTGCGCCCCGGCGTGCGGCTTTCCAAGTGGTAGAGGACGCTCTGCGGCTGGTAGACGATCTTCCACTGCCGCTCGCGGATCTTGAGACAGAGATCGACGTCTTCGAATCCATTACGATACCCTTCGTCGAACCCGCTGACCTGGTCGAACGCGTCGCGTCGCACCAACATGCAGGCAGCCGTCACACACTGGAACTCGCGCCGCCGGGACACGCTGGAAGCCTGCGGGTGGAAACCTCGATAAATGTGATACGGCAGGAACCATTCCCGGGAAAAAGCCACGCCGGCATGCTGAATGGTCCCGTCCTCATACAGCAGCTTGCTCCCCACCACCGCCACTTCCGGATGGGTCCGCGCCTCTTCCACCAGAGCCGATAACCAGCCCTGGAGGGGAACCGTATCGTTGTTGAGAAATACGAGGAATTCTCCCCGTGCCGCCCGTGCGCCTTGATTACAAGCCTTGGCAAAGCCGAGGTTGTCCTGATTGCAGATCACCTGCACGTCGCCGCCCAAGGTTTTCAGAAAGTCTTGAATTCCGTCCGTCGAGCCGTTGTCGACCACGACGACTTCATAGGTGACGCCGTCGGTGACCTGTGCTAGAGCGGTCAAACACTGCTGTGTCAGTGCCGCGTTGTTCCATACCGGAATGATGATCGAGCAGTCGTAGGCTTTCTTGGAGGCTCTGGATTTCAGGGTCGCCAGCGTATGTTGTTGCGCCGCGAGCAGTTGGTGATGACCAATGAGATGAGCGGCATACTTCCGATAGATGAGATCCGCAGTCCGAGCGAAGGCGTCCTGGTCACGACTCGTCATCGAAGAGCCGTCGATGCGCCAGGTGAATTCAGCGGTCGCACGAGCAATGCGGGCGAAGGGGTAGCGCATGGACAGCCTGATCCACAAATCCCAATCCTCGTGCACGAACAGACTTTCATCGAATCGTCCCACCTCGTCCAGACAGCCTCGGTGGTGCATCAGGCATAACACTGGAATGTAGTTGGCGACGAACAGGCGCGCCCGATCGAAATCGACCCCATAGGGCTGATCGCGGCCCACCTCCGCCAGCACTCCGTTCACCTCCCGCTCGGCGATTCTCCAGGCATCCGTGTAGGCCACGCGGTGGGTGCCTCGTTCGAGGAACGCGACCAACGTACTCAAATGATCCGGTAGAAACCGGTCGTCGTCATCGAGGTAGGCGATGTACGTCCCACGCGCCATCCGCAGGCCGGTATTTCTCGCGGCGGCCAAGCCGCGGTTGTGATCGTGGTTGACCACCGTCATGCGTCCGATCGCATCCGATTCCGCAACCACCGCCTCGACGGAAGCCGTGCCGTCATTGACCACGATGACTTCGAAGTCCTGAAACTTCTGGCGGTTCAGGCTGTCTAACGCCTGGCGAAGCCGATCCGGCCGGTTGTAAGTCGGGACGATCACCGACACCGTCGGCGAACGCGTGAACGCGGTTCCGGCAGCATTGGACCGGCGACAGGCCCAGACTTGATAAATCGGCATCAGCTCCATGTCACGCTGTTCGTCGGGAGTGGCATGGGGGTAATACCGCAGGGACCGACCGTCGATATGAATCCGTTCCAGTCCCAGGTGTCTGAACCCGCCGTCCTGGAGCAGTTGATCCAATTGCTTCTCTGTCACCCAGTCCTCAATCGGTTGGTTCGGCGGGGCGATCCGTCGCCACTCCTCCCACACTTCTCCCCTCGGGGTCGTCAGAATCAGATACCCATCGGCAGCCAGGAGTTGTGCAAGCTGGGCGACAAATGCCGGTTTCTGGGGATGAGGCACATGCTCGATCACCTCCGAACAGAGCACCACGTCGTACGGTACGAAATCCGGCCTGGAGAGGACCGACTCGGGCGTTCCAACCTCGAAGCGGAGGTGAGGAAACAACCGCCGTGCATGGTCTACCACCCCGGCAACGGGTTCGACCCCTTCAGCGGTTCCATAACCGGCGGCAAGATTGGTCAGCCAGCCACGCCCACAGCCCACGTCGAGAATGCGCAAGATCCGACCGGGCTGCTCCCGTCTGCTCTGTCGAAGGACATGTTCAAGACATGAGGCAATCTTGGTCCATCGCGCCGATTCGTCCGCATTGGGCTCGGGCGTCGACCAGGCCGGCTGATTCACGAACAGATCGACATAGAAACGGTTCTGATCCGTCTTTCCTCCCGCCCCTTCGAACCGAGGCGTCGCAGGTTTACTCGGCTCCGTGATCCCATAGGTCGGCATGACACCCTGACTCACCCACTCCAGGGCCTCCCGGACTCGCCGTTCTGCCGTGTGGCAACGCCGTACCCGATCCTGCGCCTGACGCGCCAGCGATTGCGCATAGGAGGGATCGCGGAGGACACGATCGATCTGGGCGGCCAGGTCATCGGGGCGGTCGGCATCAAACAGCAGACATTCCCGCCCCGGCTCCAACAGGGCCATATTCTTGGGGTGTGATGGCATGTTCCAGGAAATGACGGGCCGCCCGGCGGCCACGCCTTCGAACACGCGCCCGCCATAAAATTTCGCCAGGCTGGGCAGGTTGACGATCGCCGGCCATTCGGCCAAGTGCCCCATCCAATCACGGAACTCCGCCAACCGGATCGTGCGGAGCGCTTGGGCATATTCCTCCACCGCCGCGGCCGTGACGGCTTCTCCGCTTGCCAGGAACCGCGCAGCGCTCTGCTGCAGTTCGTCAAATCGTCGCTGGTTAGGGCTCGGCAGATCGGCCGGAGATGCACAATGGAGGCGGCTTCGTAACGCAGGATGGCCGACCCATGCCTGCCGTCGACCATAGGGGGTGCCGTGGAAAACCGCCTGGGCACGGATGGGGGCCGCGGGCGGAAGGGTGATGAACCGCTCCAACACCATCTGGGGCCACCAGAGGACTCCGGGGCCTCCGAGCGCACCCAGCTCGGCTGCATCCCGCTCATCCGGCGTCAGCACATGGGTCAAGTACGGCAGCTGCCGCTGCAATTCGGGAAAACGCGCCCGCAGTTTCGGCGCCCATTGGTAATCCTGTTCGTCATACCGAAGGGATTCCATCAAGATTCCGATCCGCACGGGGGCGAGTTCCCCGACCCACTCCAGCGTCGCCTGATCCAGCGGGGTATGGATCAGCCACAACCACACGTGATCGAACCGCTGCCCCTTCAGCGCCTCTCGCGCGTGGTAGACCCAGGAGGCGGGTGTCGCGCAGCCCTGTTCCGCAATGGCTGGAACGGTCACACACTCCACGCCGTTCGCCACGAGCCCTTCTTGAACGGCGAAACTGGCGGAATAGGTCCATGGTCGTGCGGTCGCCCAGGTCTGAAAGTCGAGCAAAATGAGAAGCGCCCTGGTTCCCTGCGAGGCTCCGTCACGTCGTCCCAGCATCGTCTCTCCTCACTCTCGGCGGTTGAATCTTGCGAATTCGATCCTGCCTGCCGACCTCAGACGGCTCACAGGGTGCGAGCCGCATAGGCTGCGGCGGCAGGGGGCCGGCGGACCAACTTGCGCGATGTCATCTCTTGGACGTGGCGCACGGCCTGCTCGTCGAACCGCTCCGCCAACATCGCCCGGTAGGCCGGCCGATCGAAATAGGCCTGGAACGCCTTGTCACGGAAGGCGAGCACCTCCGTGGCCGGCAAATGGCGCGTGGGGAGCGGAAGCGAATCGACGGCATGTTGGGAGTAGGCGGTCCAGGAGTCCGGCAGGGGCCAGCCTTCCTCTACGGCTCGCCGGTAGAGGGCCGAGCCGGGATAGGCCATGGTGCAATAGAAGTTGGCAAACTCACAGTTCAGTTCGATGGCTAAATCGAGTGTGGCCTGCATCGTCTCGTGGTCGTCCTCCGGCAAACCAAAAATGTAATTGGCGATCACATTGATGCCGGCTGCTCGAACCCTGCCGATGGTCCTCCCGATTTGGTCCTGCTCGAAGGTCTTCAGCACATCGTTACGCACCTTCGCGCTGCCCGACTCGATCCCGAAACAGAGCCACCGCACCCCTGCGCGGACAAGCAGCTGCTCCATGCCGTCCTTCACCGAATCGACCCGAGCATAAGCCCAGATGTTCAGGTCGTATTGTCGCGCGATCAGCAATTGGCAGAGTTCGATGACATGCCGTCGATTGAGCACGAACATTTCATCGGCGAACTTGATGTGGCGCACACCGTACTGCAGCACTAGGCGATCGATGTCAGCCATGATGGTGTTGGGCGACCAGAAGCGGTAACTGTTGACCTCATTCCGATAACCTAAAGCCGCCTCCCCGCTCTTGAACGGAGCTTGGATACAGCAATACGAACAGTGATAGGGGCAACCCAAGGTGGTGTAGAGCGAGGCATAGGGACTGCGTCGGTCGAGAAAGCCGAAACAGTGCCAGTTGTGGGCGCGATAACGATCCATCGGGAGGAGATCCCAGGCCAGTCCCGGCATCTCCTCGTCCAACCGTTCGAGGTTCGGCGCGGCATTGGATTTTCGGATCGTTCCGTCGCTCCAGTAATACATCCCCCTGACGCGGCTCCAATCGACGGAGTCTTCCTTCAGGGCCGCCACCAAGTCCATAATGGTGTAGAGTCCTTCCCCATCACAGACGAAATCGGCGGCCTCTTCGCGCAAGGTGCGTTCCGGCAGCGCCGCGACATGGCCGCCCAACAACAGCACTTTGCTTGGAAGGCCCTGCTCCTTGATGGCTCGACAGATCGCTCCAGCCGATGGCATCGCCTGCGTGGAAGCAGAGGGATTGTGCCCGTAGACCAGCACCACGACGAGGCGAGGAGCACATTCCTCCACACGCGCGGCCACCTCCGCAGGAAGCAGGTCCTCGGCATTGGCATCGAGGATGTCGACTCCTATCCCACGACGACGCAGGAACGTGGCGATGAGCCCGCCCCAGACGGGAGGCTCAATAGCGCTCAGGGTGCCTCCCAAGGCTTGATAGATCTGGGTCCGGCTCCCGGGATTCACCAGGAGCACATCGAGTGCGGCCTGTCGTGCCATGGTAGCTCCCATTAGTATGCCGTCCCCTGCGGGACCCCGTGTGCCTCAGGGCGAGGCACTTTGACGGCCTTTCCAGACTCCCCACGCATCCAGCCGGCGATCCTCGCGACCACCGCCCCGACATCCAAGCCGTACTTCTCCCAGATCGCCTTGCGGCCGCCGTAATCGAATACAAACCGATCGTCCTGGCCGATTCTCATCGTCGGCATGCGAAGATCTTCATCGATCATCCATTCGGCAACGAGACTACCCAGGCCGCCGGCCAAAAGATGTTCCTCCAGCGTGACGACCCGCGCCACCTTGTGCAGATATTGTTTGAGCGCGTCGCCATTGAGCGGCTTGAGCCGAAACACATCGACCACCCCCACATTCAACCCCGCGCTCTGACGCAGGAGATCAGCCGCAGCCAGCGCCTGGTGCACCATCACTCCCGACGTCACGATGCACAGGTCGCTGCCGGATCGCAGCTGAGTCAGCCCCTCTCCGATATCGATTTCCCGCCCGGCATACACCTCCGGCAACCCGGCGCGATCGAACCGGATATATTGCGGCGATCGATCTTGATGCACCAAGGCCGCCAGTTCGCCTGCGCTGGTCCCGTCCGCCATACTGTAAATCTTCAGGTTCGGCAGCGCGCGCATGATGGACACATCTTCCACCGTGTGGTGGCTCGGCCCCATGATGTCGTAGGCATACCCTGCCCCCACGCCGATCAGAACGATCGGAAGATTCATGGCGCATACATCCAACTTGACCTGCTCATAACAACGCAGGCTCACGAACGGGGCGATGGCATAGACGTAGACCTTCTTTCCCTCGAAGGCCATGCCGCACGCCATCCCGATCAATTGCTGTTCCGCAATCCCGACGTTGAAAAACCGATCGGGAAAGTCGCGGGCAAACTGATCAAGGGTCGGCGCGCCGTTATCCGCCGTGATGAAGACCGCCTGGGGATCTTCTTGGAACAACTTGTACAGTGCGTTGAAGAACTGATCCCGCATGCCCAGAATGAACTTGGTCGATCCCATGAATGGTTCCTTTCAGCAATCGACGAGGCCGTAAGGGCCGAGCGTCTCTTCTGCCCGGATGGTCAGGCGTTCACATGTTGTTGATATCGTGTCTGGTCAATGCGAGATCCGCCCCTTCCGGCACACGGTAATGCCACAAGCGTTGGCCCTCCATGAGCGACGCCCCATGACCCTTGCGGGTATTGGCAATGATCATGAGCGGCTTCTTTCGTTTCGGCGAGCGGACATCGCGGAACGCCTCGAAGATCTCCGCGAAGGAATGGCCGTCGATCACGCGGGTCTCAAATCCGAAGGCCTTAAATTTCTTATCCAGCGGATTGAGGCGCGGGTTGTCGGAGGCCAGCCGCCGGTCGGTGGGATCTGTCGGGCCGAGAACGCCCTGCCCGTTGCGGTCGACGATGCAGACCAGATTTCGATAGCCGCGATGGCCGGCATAGATGGCCGCCTCCCAATTGGACCCCTCGAACAATTCGGCATCCCCGAGGAAACAGACGATCAAGTGTTCATCCCGATTCATCAAGGCCGCTTCGGCCATGCCGGTGGCGATCGGAAGGCCGTGGCCCAGGGAGCCGGTGATGACTTCGATCCCCGGAATGTTCCATTCGGCATGGACCCCCAGCAGATTCCCGATGCCGGCGAAATTTTCCAACTCGGACAAGGGGAAGTAGCCCAAATCCGCCAGAATCGGATAGAGGCCGATTCCACCCTGTCCCTTGCTGAGAATAAACCGGTCTCGCCCGTTCCACTTCGGGTTCCGGGCATCGAATCGCAGGAGGCCTCCGTAGTACAACGCCACCAGCAGTTCGGTCTGTGAATAGGCCGTGCTGATATGACCGCTGTGCGCCTTGACCGCCATCTCCAGGACCGTCGAGCGCACCCATTGCGCCTTGCGCCGCAACCGGCTTTCCATCTCCAAAGCTTTGCCCTGTAAACCGGCGGTGAGTTGTGCCGTTTTCATTCGTCTCCTCCTAAGGTGTCTGCAACGTCCGACATGCGTCCATCCTGTCTGTAAAAGCCGCCAGCCGTTCCGGGGTCCCGATATCGAACAGGGGGCTGGCGGTCACGAATCCGTACAGAGACTCCAAAACCAACCGCGGAATGAACTCTCGCTCAAGCGACCAGGCCTGGGCCGCTGGAAACAGTTTCTCAACGGACCGCTCGAACACATACACGCCCGCATTGAAGTAACCTCGCGGTCCACGCCCCGGTTTCTCCACCATCGACAGCACACGATCGTCATGCCCCAACACCACGTCTCCCGCATCGGTCCGGTCATCGGGACTGGCGAGGACCAGTGTGCCCTGCGCGCGTTTCATCAGGTGAAATCGCAACAGTCGTACGGGGTCGACGTCGCAGAATGAATCACCGTTGACGACGAACACCCGTTGGCTGCGCGCCACACCGAACGCCTGGGCCAAGGCGCCTCCCGTACCCAGGGGATGCGGGTCTCGAACGAAGGAGGCCTGATAGGAGCCTCCTTCTGCACGCACCCACGCTTCGATCATGTCGCCCATGTAGCCGGTACTGAAAATGAACCGACGCGCGCCATGCCTGACCCAATGGTCGAGCAAAAACGACAGAAACGGCTTGCCGTGGACGTCGGCCATCGGTTTGGGCCGGTCATGGACGACGGGCTGCAACCTCGTTCCCAATCCTCCGCAGAGGACAATCACATCGCAATTGCCGACCGTCCCCGTGCTCACGCCGCCCTTCCCATCAGCGATGCCGCCAACTTGGCCGCGGCCTGCGCGGAGTTCTGGGCCCACACGTCGTCCAAGATGAGCTGGTCTTCCTGATAGAAGACGATCTGGCTCCCGAGCCCCTCGAAACGGAACGGCACCTGGAGCAGGCCCGGAAGCGCCAGGCGAATCCGCTCGTGGTCTTCCGGTCGCGCGAAGAGGAGCATGAATCCCCCGCCCCCGGCTCCGAGCAGCTTTCCCCCCAACGCCCCGGCCGAGCAGGCCGTCGTATAGATCTCATCGATCGCCGGCGTCGTGATGCGCGAGGTGAGGCGTCGTTTCAACATCCAGGCCTCATGTAACAGGGCGCCGAAATCACTCAGGTCTCGGTCGCCGCTCAGAATTGCCATCCCCTCCTGCACCATCTGCAACATCGTGAACAATTCGGCTTGACGCTGCTGAGTGCAGCTGATCTGCTCCCTCGCCACCTCTGAGGCGATGCGGGAGAATCCGGTAAAGTAGAGTTGCAGGTGACTCTGAAAGGCCGCGAGCCGCTCGGGCCGCATCACGATGGGTGTGTAGCCGATCTCTCCATTCGAGAAGAAGTCCAACTTGCAGAAGCCGCCATGAGCCGCTAACACCTGATCCTGACAGCCGACGGATTCCTGCAAAATGTCTTGCTCGACATGGATGGCCGCCTGGGCCAACTGCGCCTTGCTCGGCATGGTGTGCTGCAGCGCATAGAGTGTATGGAGCAGCCCCACCGTGAACGAGGAACTCGACCCTAGCCCGGTACGTGCCGGCAAGTCGCCATCATGATGAATCTCCAGTCCTGCGTGGACATTGAGATACTTGAGGACCCCCCGGACCGCCGGATGCTCGATCTCCTCATTGCTATTGACGTGCTCGATCCGCGAATAGGCAATCCTGGTCCTGTGGTCGAAAAAGGGAGGCAAATGACGGCAACTGATATAGCAGTACTTGTCGATGGTCGTCGCAAGCACGGCACCGCCATGCTCCCGAAACCACACCGGATAGTCGGTGCCGCCTCCCAAGAACGAGATCCGAAAGGGGGTCCGGCTGATGATCATGTCCTGGCTCTCCGGTGAGGAGCTTGCCCGTCAGACGTTGGCATACTGCCCCGTCCTAATGATGGTGTAGCACTTGACCAATTCACGAATGCCCCGTTCTAACGACCATTCCGGTCTGAAGCCGGTCGCCAGCAGACGTTCGTTGGACACGATATAGTCCCGCTTGTCCGGATCTTCTCCGATCGGCGCTTCCGAGTAGACGAATTGGGGTACCTGCCGTTTGATCTCCGCACACAGTTCGAGCTTCGAGAGGTTGGCATCGTCCAGACCGACGTTGTACGGACGATCTTTCATCTCGTCGAAGTGGTCGATGGCATGGAGGAATGCCCGCACTACATCCCGGACATGGATATAATTGCGCATGCAATGACCTTCGAAGACCGTAACTGCGCGATCGTGGACCGCTCGCCAGACGAAATCGTTCACCAGGAGATCCATGCGCATCCGGGGCGAGACGCCGAACACGGTCGCCAGCCGAAAGGTGATGGCATTCCCGCGGTCGAGCACGGCCCGTTCGGCTTTCACTTTGGTTTCTCCGTAGAGGCTGATCGGGCGTAGCGGTGATTCCTCCGTGCAGGGCACACCGGGCCGGCCGATGCCATATCCGCTGTTGGTGACGGGAAAAATGATTCGTTGGCGCGGCGAGGACAACTTGCAGAGCAACTGCACGGCTTCGAAATTCACGCTGGTGGCTCCGACACGGTCCCGATCGCAGAGGGGGGCGCCGACCAATGCCGCCAGCGGGATGATGATGTCCGCCCGGCGCAGAAGATCCGTCACCAGCCGCTCATCCCGGCAATCACCGCGGACCACCTGGAACCCCTCCTCGCCACAGCAATCCAGCAAGCTGTTTTGCCGAAAGAGGAAATTGTCGAGCACCGTCACTCGATATCCGCGCTCCAGCAATCGTGTTGTCAGCACGGACCCGATATAGCCCGCTCCGCCTGTCACCAGAACCTGCGCTCCGCCTATGGTCATCACGAACCAGCTCCCTTGCCACAATCGAGTGCGCGATAGATGGTGCGGTGCGTCGTCATGCCGCCTCCAAGACCACACGGGCAATGTGCTCGACGTCCGGCTCTTCCATGGACGCATGGTTGGGCAGGAAGAAGCCGCAATGGTGGATTCGGTCTGCCACGGGGAAACTCGCGGCGCCGTAGCGATCCATCCAAAACGGGTGCAGCCCCAGATTACCGGCCGAGAAGATGCGGGTTTCGACACCCTCCGCCACCAGAGCGCGCACGATACGACGCCTCGATTCCGGAGAATCAGCCAGCAGGCCGAACGAGATGCTGGCGGCCCGACTGCCCTCCGGCGGGCGCTGGGTGTAAAACCGCTTGCCCAGCAGCCGGAAATACCGATCATGATGTTCTTGCCTTCTGGTCGTCATGCGATCGAGTTTGCGGAGCTGTTCGAGCCCGATAAAGGCATTCAAATCCGTCGAACGGAGGTTGAACCCCGGCTCGTAGAAGACGAAGGGCGAGTGAAAATCATCGACGTGATATCGAGTGATTAAGTCCTGGTGGCTCCCACGATCCAGGTCCTTGCTCCACCCGTGGCTGCGCAACATAAGCAAGAGATCCGCGAACCGCTTGTCGGCCGTCGAGACCATCCCGCCTTCGATCGTGGACATCTGGTGCCCGAAGTAGAAGGAGAAACTGGCCATGTCGCCGAAGGAGCCGACCTTGCGCCCCTTGTAATCGGCCCCGATGGCGGCACAGGCATCCTCCAACAGATAGAACCCATACCGGTCCTTGAGGCGCTGCAGATCCTCCATTTTATGGGGCACACCTAACACCTGGACCAACAGGACCGTCTGCGCCCCATGGCACTTCAACAGATCTTCGAGATGGTTCAAATCCAACCCGAAGGTGTCCGGGTCGGCTTCGCACATAATCGGCGTCATGCCGAGTTGAATCGCCGGGGCGATGGAGGTCACCCACCCCACGCTGGGAACGATGACCTTGTTGTTTCGAAGCCGTCCTGATCGCAGCAAGGCATAGTACATGAGGAGGTTGGCCGATGAGCCGGAATTGCAATGCACCGAGTGGGGGCGCCCCAGCCACTCGGACCACTGCCGTTCGAATTCCACCGTGACGGTGCCCTTGGTCAACCTCGGATAGGTGCGCAGCCAATCGATCAGTCGGTCGATATCTTGCCGATCGATCGTGTCCTGGGCGAGGCACCACCGTGGATTGAGGCCGGCGCTGCTGGTATGAGGCGTCATAACATCATCCCTCTCGATTCGCGTTGCCGTCCGCCGATCACATGGCAGGAGGCAGCGCAGGAGGGATAATCAAGATGCATGCCATCGGCAGGAGGTCGCGTAGTGCTGGAAATGGCGGACTTCCGGTGAACTCAGCGGGAACCGCCGCGCCTGACTCGGTAAGAATTTCCTAGCGGCTGGCAACCGCTGCAGTCTAGGCGGATTCGATCACAGGCTTCCGCAAGGCGAAGGGTTCGAGGGGCCTTCCGCACCATCGGGCGGCGCCATCGCACAAGGAAACACCTAGGACGATGACCGCCAAATTACTGACAGGTTCGATTTTCAACCCCCACAGCCACGTCCCCGATGAGTAGCCTTGTCTCACGACCATGAGCGAGTGTCGGCAGACAGCCGGCTTAAGGCTACCTGCCCATGAACCGATATACAGTCTGCCGAACAGGCAACTGGATCGTTGTCGGGCCCCTCACCATCGACGACCAGGCAGTTCGCACCTATGGCCTCCACCAAACAAATCCCGATCGACCAGGTCAAGCTCGGCATGTTTGTCGTGGGCATGGACCAACCTTGGTATCGCACCCCTTTTCTGTTCCACAAACGGCTGATTTCAGACCCGAACGACATCGTCCAGATGAAGCGGCATGGGATCAAGGAGGTCACGATCGACACCGAACGCGGCACCGATGTCGGCCAAGACCCAGCTCCCACGCAGGAAGCGGCTCCCGAAACGCCGTCGGAGGCACCACCGGACGAGAAGAGTCCCGGCCCTTCGAACCGAGAGGACAGCCCGGCACAGCATGTGGCTGCCGCGAAAGCTGCCTATCGTGAAGCGACAGCGGCTATGGAACGGGTGTTCAGCGACTTGGAGGCAGGCACCTCACCGAAACTGGTGACCTTGAAAAACATCGTCGGCGGGTTGTTGAACCGCATCCTCACCCATCCCGATTCTATGATGATCCAACTCTGTTTGGAGCAGATGAGGCGATTCGACCGTACCTTGGCATCCCATGGAATGGAAGTCTGCATCCTGGCACTCATCGTCGCCGTGGAGAACGGCTGCGTAGAAACTGATCGTGAGACACTCGGCGTCGGGGCGCTGCTCCATGATGTCGGGTATATCCGACTGCCCCGTAATCTGTATCGAAAATCATCGCGCCTGACCGAGCAGGAAAAATCCCTCATGCACCAGCATCCCCAGTTGGCGGCAACCGTCCTGGCTCAGGGGGATCAATTTCCCGAGTCCGTGAGCAAAATTATTGCCCAGCACCATGAACATGCCGACGGCAGCGGCTACCCGAACGCGTTGAAAAACGACGCCCTCTCTTCCCTCTCGCAGATCGTCGGATTGGTCGACACCTACGGCGGCATGATCACCCCGCGCCACGGCAGACCGGCGCTGCTCCCTCACGATGCCATCAGACAATTGTTCATCCTTGGCGAGAAGGGCCGATTCGACAAGGCCCTCGTGGAGGTGGCCATCAAAGCGTTGGGCGTCTACCCGATCGGCAGTCTGATTAAACTCAATACCAACGAGTATGCCGTGGTGGTGGGCCTCAATCGCGAACATCGCCTCAAACCACGGATTCGGATCATCAAGAGCCCGGAAGGAACCCTGTATAATGCTCCACTCGAAATCGATCTGACCGACACCGACTCTACCGGACCGACTCGATCCATTCAGCGCGCCCTGGACCCGAATCAGGAACATATCGATGTTGCCGCCTATGTCGAGACGAAGGGACAGTAACCCGATCCCATGACCCCGACACCTGAGCCACGACCCAAACCAGCCCAAACGCCTGCAGGATTCCCTTGGGCTTCCGAACTGACAGCACTCTTGTGGGACGCACTGCCGCTCGGGATCTGTCTCCTCTCTTCCGACCAGACGGTGGTCCTCGCCAACCGCACTGCCGCCCGTCTTTTCCAGCGCCACCCTGAGGAATGCAGCGGACAATCGCTGGCGGCATTGACCGGCCATTCGCTGGACCTGAGCGAAACCATTGCCTCAGCAGGAATCTGGTCTCTCTCGCAAGGATCCGGTGATGACACCGATCGCACACCTGTCGAATGGCAACAGCTCCGCCTTTCCGGGCTGACCGGGATTACCGCGCTCTTGACCCTCCGCGACGTGTCTCGCCAAACCGAATTGGAACAGGAGCGAAACCGATTGGCGGCCGTGGCGGAAGAAAGCCCCTATCCGATCGTCGAACTGGATCAAGACGGCGCGCTGCTCTATGCGAATCCGTCGATGATCGAGCTCCTCTTCCGATTCGGCTACGACGATGAGGGGAAGCCGGACATCCTCCCGGGCAATCTGCGGTCGCTCCTTGCTGCTTGCGTACACTCCGCGAGCGCACTGCCGCCGCAGCAGGTGGTGCGCGGCGACGCCTGCTATAGCTGGACGTTCTGCCCCGTCCCCGGCCATCACCTCGTGCGTGCCTACGCCATCGACCTCAGCGCGGTCCATGGGACCCATCGCGCGCTGAACGAGACGGCTGACCGTCTCCGTGAGAGTAACCTTC
It contains:
- a CDS encoding transketolase — encoded protein: MKTAQLTAGLQGKALEMESRLRRKAQWVRSTVLEMAVKAHSGHISTAYSQTELLVALYYGGLLRFDARNPKWNGRDRFILSKGQGGIGLYPILADLGYFPLSELENFAGIGNLLGVHAEWNIPGIEVITGSLGHGLPIATGMAEAALMNRDEHLIVCFLGDAELFEGSNWEAAIYAGHRGYRNLVCIVDRNGQGVLGPTDPTDRRLASDNPRLNPLDKKFKAFGFETRVIDGHSFAEIFEAFRDVRSPKRKKPLMIIANTRKGHGASLMEGQRLWHYRVPEGADLALTRHDINNM
- a CDS encoding NTP transferase domain-containing protein is translated as MSTGTVGNCDVIVLCGGLGTRLQPVVHDRPKPMADVHGKPFLSFLLDHWVRHGARRFIFSTGYMGDMIEAWVRAEGGSYQASFVRDPHPLGTGGALAQAFGVARSQRVFVVNGDSFCDVDPVRLLRFHLMKRAQGTLVLASPDDRTDAGDVVLGHDDRVLSMVEKPGRGPRGYFNAGVYVFERSVEKLFPAAQAWSLEREFIPRLVLESLYGFVTASPLFDIGTPERLAAFTDRMDACRTLQTP
- a CDS encoding kinase — protein: MIISRTPFRISFLGGGTDYPVWFREHGGAVLATTIDKYCYISCRHLPPFFDHRTRIAYSRIEHVNSNEEIEHPAVRGVLKYLNVHAGLEIHHDGDLPARTGLGSSSSFTVGLLHTLYALQHTMPSKAQLAQAAIHVEQDILQESVGCQDQVLAAHGGFCKLDFFSNGEIGYTPIVMRPERLAAFQSHLQLYFTGFSRIASEVAREQISCTQQRQAELFTMLQMVQEGMAILSGDRDLSDFGALLHEAWMLKRRLTSRITTPAIDEIYTTACSAGALGGKLLGAGGGGFMLLFARPEDHERIRLALPGLLQVPFRFEGLGSQIVFYQEDQLILDDVWAQNSAQAAAKLAASLMGRAA
- a CDS encoding SDR family oxidoreductase; this encodes MTIGGAQVLVTGGAGYIGSVLTTRLLERGYRVTVLDNFLFRQNSLLDCCGEEGFQVVRGDCRDERLVTDLLRRADIIIPLAALVGAPLCDRDRVGATSVNFEAVQLLCKLSSPRQRIIFPVTNSGYGIGRPGVPCTEESPLRPISLYGETKVKAERAVLDRGNAITFRLATVFGVSPRMRMDLLVNDFVWRAVHDRAVTVFEGHCMRNYIHVRDVVRAFLHAIDHFDEMKDRPYNVGLDDANLSKLELCAEIKRQVPQFVYSEAPIGEDPDKRDYIVSNERLLATGFRPEWSLERGIRELVKCYTIIRTGQYANV
- a CDS encoding DegT/DnrJ/EryC1/StrS family aminotransferase, producing the protein MTPHTSSAGLNPRWCLAQDTIDRQDIDRLIDWLRTYPRLTKGTVTVEFERQWSEWLGRPHSVHCNSGSSANLLMYYALLRSGRLRNNKVIVPSVGWVTSIAPAIQLGMTPIMCEADPDTFGLDLNHLEDLLKCHGAQTVLLVQVLGVPHKMEDLQRLKDRYGFYLLEDACAAIGADYKGRKVGSFGDMASFSFYFGHQMSTIEGGMVSTADKRFADLLLMLRSHGWSKDLDRGSHQDLITRYHVDDFHSPFVFYEPGFNLRSTDLNAFIGLEQLRKLDRMTTRRQEHHDRYFRLLGKRFYTQRPPEGSRAASISFGLLADSPESRRRIVRALVAEGVETRIFSAGNLGLHPFWMDRYGAASFPVADRIHHCGFFLPNHASMEEPDVEHIARVVLEAA
- a CDS encoding DUF3391 domain-containing protein; the encoded protein is MASTKQIPIDQVKLGMFVVGMDQPWYRTPFLFHKRLISDPNDIVQMKRHGIKEVTIDTERGTDVGQDPAPTQEAAPETPSEAPPDEKSPGPSNREDSPAQHVAAAKAAYREATAAMERVFSDLEAGTSPKLVTLKNIVGGLLNRILTHPDSMMIQLCLEQMRRFDRTLASHGMEVCILALIVAVENGCVETDRETLGVGALLHDVGYIRLPRNLYRKSSRLTEQEKSLMHQHPQLAATVLAQGDQFPESVSKIIAQHHEHADGSGYPNALKNDALSSLSQIVGLVDTYGGMITPRHGRPALLPHDAIRQLFILGEKGRFDKALVEVAIKALGVYPIGSLIKLNTNEYAVVVGLNREHRLKPRIRIIKSPEGTLYNAPLEIDLTDTDSTGPTRSIQRALDPNQEHIDVAAYVETKGQ